The following proteins are encoded in a genomic region of Blastococcus colisei:
- a CDS encoding GatB/YqeY domain-containing protein encodes MAALKNRLRDDLTTAMKARDELRTATLRMVLSAVSAEEVSGKEARELSDDEVMGVLRREAKKRREAAEAFAGAGRAEQAAREEAEGGVLADYLPAQLDDADLVAIVADVVTRTGASGMKDMGKVMGAVQGAVAGRAEGGRVAAEVRRQLG; translated from the coding sequence GTGGCTGCCCTGAAGAACCGTCTGCGCGACGACCTGACCACCGCCATGAAGGCCCGGGACGAGCTGCGGACGGCGACGCTCCGCATGGTGCTCTCCGCCGTCAGCGCCGAGGAGGTGTCGGGCAAGGAGGCCCGGGAGCTCTCCGACGACGAGGTGATGGGAGTCCTGCGCCGGGAGGCGAAGAAGCGCCGGGAGGCCGCGGAGGCCTTCGCCGGGGCCGGCCGGGCCGAGCAGGCCGCGCGGGAGGAGGCCGAGGGCGGCGTGCTGGCCGACTACCTGCCGGCCCAGCTCGACGACGCCGACCTCGTGGCGATCGTCGCCGACGTCGTCACCCGCACCGGTGCCTCGGGCATGAAGGACATGGGGAAGGTCATGGGTGCCGTGCAGGGAGCGGTCGCCGGCCGGGCCGAGGGTGGCCGGGTCGCGGCGGAGGTCCGCCGGCAGCTCGGCTGA
- a CDS encoding aspartate-semialdehyde dehydrogenase produces MSTFSTSGLRVGIIGATGQVGTVMREILAERDFPLSELRFFASARSAGSTLPWAGGEITVEDAATADPTGLDIAIFSAGATTSRAQAPRFAEAGVTVIDNSSAWRRDPDVPLIVSEVNPHALAEIRKGIIANPNCTTMAAMPVLRPLHDEAQLVRIVASTYQAVSGSGVAGVEELHGQAKAVVEKADALTHDGSAVAFPDPVKYVAPIAFNVLPMAGSVVDDGSFETDEEQKLRNESRKILGIPDLRVSGTCVRVPVFTGHSLSLNVEFARPLSVARATELLANAPGVELSDVPTPLQAAGRDPSYVGRIRQDPGVDDGRGLALFVSNDNLRKGAALNTVQIAELIAASR; encoded by the coding sequence ATGAGCACCTTCTCCACCAGCGGCCTGCGGGTCGGCATCATCGGCGCGACCGGCCAGGTCGGCACCGTCATGCGCGAGATCCTCGCCGAGCGCGACTTCCCGCTCAGCGAGCTGCGCTTCTTCGCCTCCGCCCGGTCCGCGGGCAGCACCCTGCCCTGGGCGGGCGGCGAGATCACCGTCGAGGACGCCGCAACCGCCGACCCCACCGGGCTGGACATCGCGATCTTCTCCGCGGGGGCGACCACCTCGAGGGCGCAGGCTCCGCGGTTCGCGGAGGCGGGTGTGACCGTCATCGACAACAGCTCCGCGTGGCGGCGCGACCCCGACGTCCCGCTGATCGTGAGCGAGGTCAACCCGCACGCCCTCGCCGAGATCCGCAAGGGCATCATCGCCAACCCCAACTGCACGACGATGGCCGCGATGCCGGTTCTCCGGCCGCTGCACGACGAGGCGCAGCTGGTCCGCATCGTCGCCAGCACCTACCAGGCCGTCTCGGGCAGCGGGGTGGCCGGCGTGGAGGAGCTGCACGGGCAGGCGAAGGCGGTCGTGGAGAAGGCCGACGCGCTCACGCACGACGGGTCTGCCGTGGCCTTCCCCGACCCGGTCAAGTACGTCGCGCCGATCGCGTTCAACGTGCTGCCGATGGCGGGCTCCGTCGTCGACGACGGCTCGTTCGAGACCGACGAGGAGCAGAAGCTCCGCAACGAGAGCCGCAAGATCCTCGGCATCCCCGACCTCCGGGTCTCGGGCACCTGCGTGCGGGTGCCCGTCTTCACCGGGCACTCGCTGTCGCTGAACGTCGAGTTCGCCCGGCCGCTGTCGGTCGCGCGGGCCACCGAGCTGCTGGCGAACGCGCCCGGGGTCGAGCTGTCCGACGTCCCCACGCCCCTGCAGGCCGCGGGCCGGGACCCGTCCTACGTCGGCCGCATCCGGCAGGACCCGGGTGTGGACGACGGCCGCGGCCTCGCGCTGTTCGTCAGCAACGACAACCTGCGCAAGGGCGCCGCGCTCAACACCGTCCAGATCGCGGAGCTCATCGCCGCCTCGCGGTAG
- a CDS encoding transglycosylase domain-containing protein: MSENAQLRSRTLAKLAATVVVAGALLAGFLFPWVGGTGLVARNSASLLDALPVELTDKTPAGNTRVLAADGSLITNLYTNNRTPVTPDQISPIMKQALVDIEDSRFYDHNGLDVQGTVRALVTNVAAGSVQEGGSTLTQQLVKQTLLQTAETPEARQAATEQNVGRKLREARLAMALEETYSKDEILTRYLNLVYFGQGAYGIQSAAQKYFSVNAIDLTLPQAAMLAGLVQSPANDDPITNPENAQIRRNQVLQRMFDLGHITEQEFTEISAQPVAVAPGQDPANGCIDATIGGFFCAYALQYVTGTLGLSQQEIDSGGYTIQTTLRPDLQAYGDQAVLDTLPMGADLAGMFTAVEPGTGHVLAMSTNRRYGCSDPDCESVVLNTVASKGAGSTYKVFTAAAALDAGIGAGTTISTPGNRYTSRVFRGPSCGDDSRSGRSMYCVENAGNYPDTLDMVGALVRSSNTYFLALEDRLGSVEGPVRMAERMGMEFDQPNQTPAQQIIDENRGSFTLGAEATSPLDLANAYATLGAQGTRCTPTPVVQVLDRAGQPVTGEDGQPLVTGDNCTPDAVPAAIANTLSQILVGDIARPDGTGTRAAIAGHEIAGKTGTSQGRDSVAFVGFMPEYAASVMVFNPKTKQDVGGFGGNMPATIWRNAMAPFLADKPTSPFPPADQGLLNGGRPAPRPEPRPAPAPEPAPAPAPAPAPEPVPAPAPAPEPAPAPPPPAPGG; this comes from the coding sequence ATGTCGGAGAACGCTCAACTCAGGTCCAGAACACTCGCGAAGCTCGCCGCGACGGTCGTCGTCGCCGGGGCGCTGCTCGCCGGATTCCTCTTTCCCTGGGTCGGGGGCACCGGGCTGGTGGCGCGGAACTCCGCATCGCTGCTCGACGCGCTGCCCGTGGAGCTGACCGACAAGACCCCGGCCGGCAACACCCGGGTGCTCGCCGCCGACGGCTCGCTGATCACGAATCTCTACACCAACAACCGCACCCCGGTGACGCCCGACCAGATCTCGCCGATCATGAAGCAGGCGCTGGTCGACATCGAGGACTCCAGGTTCTACGACCACAACGGCCTGGACGTGCAGGGCACGGTGCGCGCGCTGGTCACCAACGTGGCGGCGGGCTCGGTCCAGGAGGGTGGCTCGACGCTCACCCAGCAGCTGGTCAAGCAGACGCTGCTGCAGACCGCGGAGACGCCGGAGGCCCGACAGGCGGCCACCGAGCAGAACGTGGGCCGCAAGCTGCGCGAGGCCCGGCTGGCGATGGCCCTGGAGGAGACCTACTCCAAGGACGAGATCCTCACCCGGTACCTGAACCTCGTGTACTTCGGTCAGGGCGCCTACGGCATCCAGTCCGCCGCCCAGAAGTACTTCAGCGTGAACGCCATCGACCTCACGCTGCCGCAGGCCGCGATGCTCGCCGGCCTGGTGCAGAGCCCGGCCAACGACGACCCGATCACCAACCCGGAGAACGCCCAGATCCGCCGCAACCAGGTGCTGCAGCGGATGTTCGACCTCGGGCACATCACCGAGCAGGAGTTCACCGAGATCTCGGCGCAGCCCGTGGCCGTCGCCCCGGGCCAGGACCCCGCGAACGGCTGCATCGACGCCACGATCGGCGGCTTCTTCTGCGCCTACGCGCTGCAGTACGTCACCGGCACGCTGGGCCTCTCGCAGCAGGAGATCGACAGCGGCGGCTACACCATCCAGACGACGCTGCGCCCCGACCTCCAGGCGTACGGCGACCAGGCGGTGCTCGACACCCTGCCCATGGGCGCTGACCTCGCGGGCATGTTCACCGCGGTGGAGCCGGGCACCGGGCACGTGCTGGCGATGAGCACCAACCGCCGGTACGGCTGCTCCGACCCCGACTGCGAGTCCGTCGTCCTCAACACCGTGGCCAGCAAGGGCGCGGGGTCGACCTACAAGGTCTTCACCGCCGCGGCCGCGCTCGATGCGGGCATCGGGGCCGGCACCACGATCAGCACGCCCGGCAACCGCTACACGTCACGGGTGTTCCGCGGCCCCTCGTGCGGTGACGACAGCCGGAGCGGTCGGAGCATGTACTGCGTCGAGAACGCCGGCAACTACCCCGACACCCTCGACATGGTCGGCGCGCTGGTCCGCTCCTCGAACACCTACTTCCTGGCGCTGGAGGACCGGCTCGGCAGCGTCGAGGGCCCGGTGCGCATGGCCGAGCGCATGGGCATGGAGTTCGACCAGCCCAACCAGACACCGGCGCAGCAGATCATCGACGAGAACCGGGGGTCGTTCACCCTCGGCGCCGAGGCGACGAGCCCCCTCGACCTCGCGAACGCCTACGCCACCCTCGGTGCCCAGGGCACCCGGTGCACCCCCACGCCGGTGGTGCAGGTGCTCGACCGTGCGGGTCAGCCGGTCACCGGCGAGGACGGCCAGCCCCTCGTGACCGGCGACAACTGCACCCCGGACGCCGTCCCTGCGGCGATCGCCAACACGCTGAGCCAGATCCTGGTCGGCGACATCGCCCGCCCGGATGGCACCGGCACCAGGGCCGCGATCGCCGGCCACGAGATCGCCGGCAAGACCGGAACCTCGCAGGGCCGGGACTCGGTCGCCTTCGTGGGCTTCATGCCCGAGTACGCGGCCAGCGTGATGGTGTTCAACCCGAAGACGAAGCAGGACGTCGGAGGCTTCGGCGGTAACATGCCGGCGACCATCTGGCGCAACGCGATGGCGCCGTTCCTGGCCGACAAGCCGACGTCCCCCTTCCCACCGGCCGACCAGGGGCTGCTGAACGGCGGCCGGCCCGCTCCGCGGCCTGAACCGCGGCCTGCACCGGCACCGGAACCTGCTCCGGCCCCGGCACCCGCCCCGGCGCCGGAGCCCGTACCGGCCCCCGCACCGGCGCCGGAGCCCGCACCGGCGCCGCCACCGCCAGCGCCCGGGGGCTGA
- a CDS encoding ArsA family ATPase codes for MSAAPQPEERPARPARPSRPGPVALPMDLHDLITDAQTRIVVCCGAGGVGKTTTSAALALAAAEAGRTVVVLTIDPARRLAQSLGLVELDNEPRRVDVPGADGELHAMMLDMKRTFDDVVVAHSTPERAEQILANPFYQSLSSSFAGTQEYMAMEKLGQLRASDRWDLIIVDTPPSRSALDFLDAPNRMSRFLDGTMIRLLTAPSRTGFKIASAGFVFFSRIISKILGGQLLRDISAFVAALDTMFGGFRERATATYELLRRPGTWFVVVATPEPDALREASYFVDRLSAEEMPLAGLVVNRTHPPATTTLSATRAEGAAEEVLEAGAPGAELAAAALRVHAERMLQATREQHLADRFTSAHPEVAVRTVPAAAGDVHDLDGLRGMAEELTGPDADTPTGTPRTRILPARRG; via the coding sequence GTGAGTGCCGCCCCCCAGCCGGAGGAGCGCCCGGCCCGCCCCGCCCGCCCGTCCCGCCCGGGTCCGGTCGCCCTGCCGATGGACCTGCACGACCTGATCACCGATGCGCAGACGCGGATCGTCGTCTGCTGCGGCGCGGGTGGGGTGGGCAAGACGACGACGTCGGCGGCCCTGGCGCTCGCCGCGGCCGAGGCCGGCCGGACGGTCGTCGTCCTCACCATCGACCCGGCCCGGCGGCTCGCGCAGTCCCTCGGCCTGGTGGAGCTGGACAACGAGCCCCGGCGGGTGGACGTACCAGGGGCCGACGGCGAGCTGCACGCCATGATGCTGGACATGAAGCGCACGTTCGACGATGTCGTCGTCGCGCACTCCACGCCGGAGCGGGCCGAGCAGATCCTGGCCAACCCCTTCTACCAGTCGCTGTCGTCCTCCTTCGCCGGGACGCAGGAGTACATGGCGATGGAGAAGCTCGGCCAGCTGCGGGCCAGCGACCGGTGGGACCTGATCATCGTCGACACCCCGCCGTCCCGGTCGGCGCTGGACTTCCTGGACGCCCCGAACCGGATGAGCCGGTTCCTCGACGGCACGATGATCCGGCTGCTCACCGCCCCCAGCCGGACCGGCTTCAAGATCGCCAGCGCCGGCTTCGTGTTCTTCAGCCGGATCATCAGCAAGATCCTCGGTGGGCAGCTGCTACGGGACATCTCCGCGTTCGTCGCGGCACTGGACACCATGTTCGGCGGCTTCCGCGAGCGGGCGACGGCGACCTACGAGCTGCTCCGGCGCCCGGGCACCTGGTTCGTCGTCGTCGCGACGCCGGAGCCCGATGCCCTGCGCGAGGCCTCGTACTTCGTCGACCGGCTGTCGGCCGAGGAGATGCCGCTGGCCGGCCTGGTCGTGAACCGGACCCACCCGCCGGCGACGACGACGCTGTCGGCGACCCGGGCCGAGGGCGCGGCCGAGGAGGTCCTCGAGGCCGGTGCGCCGGGTGCCGAGCTCGCCGCGGCCGCCCTGCGCGTGCACGCCGAGCGGATGCTGCAGGCGACCCGCGAGCAGCACCTGGCCGACCGGTTCACCAGCGCCCACCCGGAGGTCGCCGTCCGGACGGTGCCGGCGGCCGCCGGTGACGTGCACGACCTCGACGGGCTCCGTGGGATGGCCGAGGAGCTCACCGGCCCGGACGCGGACACGCCGACCGGCACGCCCCGCACCCGGATCCTGCCCGCGCGCCGCGGCTGA
- a CDS encoding ArsA-related P-loop ATPase, with translation MSPDPSPVRLHVVTGKGGTGKTTVAAALALALAVDGRSVLLVETEGRQGVAQLFDTPPLPYEERRVAVTRGGGEVKALAIDVEEALLDYLDMFYNLRRAGRALRKMGAIDFATAIAPGLRDVLITGKIKEAVTRRHDGRQVYDAVVVDAPPTGRITRFLGVTAEMSQLARSGPIKTQSDGVMAVLRSPQTAVHLVTLLEDMPVQETADAIAELTKAGLPVGSVVVNMAAEQVLPVDGLSRAAAGGLTGDELAPALAAAHLPGGPDLAEALAAEVTEHARRWAGQDALRDEVEALGRPTVELPLMTGTMDLGCLFELAGRLEDHLRSEVEERTGA, from the coding sequence GTGAGCCCCGACCCGTCCCCCGTGCGCCTGCACGTCGTCACCGGCAAGGGCGGCACCGGCAAGACCACCGTCGCCGCCGCGCTGGCACTCGCCCTGGCCGTCGACGGCCGGTCGGTGTTGCTCGTCGAGACCGAGGGCCGGCAGGGGGTCGCCCAGCTCTTCGACACCCCGCCCCTCCCGTACGAGGAGCGCCGCGTCGCGGTCACCCGCGGTGGCGGCGAGGTGAAGGCGCTGGCGATCGACGTCGAGGAGGCCCTCCTCGACTACCTGGACATGTTCTACAACCTGCGGCGGGCCGGGCGGGCGCTGCGGAAGATGGGGGCCATCGACTTCGCCACGGCCATCGCGCCGGGTCTGCGCGACGTGCTGATCACGGGCAAGATCAAGGAGGCCGTGACCCGCCGTCACGACGGTCGGCAGGTCTACGACGCCGTCGTCGTGGACGCCCCGCCGACCGGCCGGATCACCCGCTTCCTCGGCGTGACCGCCGAGATGTCGCAGCTGGCCCGCTCCGGCCCGATCAAGACCCAGAGCGACGGCGTCATGGCCGTGCTCCGTTCGCCGCAGACCGCCGTGCACCTGGTCACGCTGCTCGAGGACATGCCGGTCCAGGAGACGGCCGACGCCATCGCCGAGCTGACCAAGGCGGGGCTCCCGGTCGGCTCCGTCGTGGTCAACATGGCCGCTGAGCAGGTACTGCCGGTCGACGGGCTGTCCCGAGCCGCCGCGGGCGGTCTCACCGGGGACGAGCTGGCGCCGGCCCTGGCCGCCGCCCACCTGCCCGGCGGTCCCGACCTCGCCGAGGCGCTGGCCGCCGAGGTCACCGAGCACGCCCGCCGGTGGGCCGGCCAGGACGCCCTGCGCGACGAGGTGGAGGCGCTGGGCAGGCCGACCGTGGAGCTGCCCCTGATGACCGGGACGATGGACCTCGGGTGCCTCTTCGAGCTGGCCGGCCGCCTCGAGGACCACCTGCGCAGCGAGGTAGAGGAGCGGACGGGGGCGTGA
- a CDS encoding aspartate kinase, with amino-acid sequence MALVVQKYGGSSVASAAHMKRVAERIVAAKKNGDDVVVVVSAMGDSTDELLDLAGQITDDPPGRELDMLLTAGERISMALLAIAISTHGYEARSFTGSQAGVITTSSHGKARIIDVTPGRLRSALDEGSIAIVAGFQGVSQDTKDITTLGRGGSDTTAVAVAAALRADVCEIYTDVDGVFTADPRIVPNARRLDTITYEEMLELAASGAKVLMLRCVEYARREGIPVHVRSSYSQLSGTIVSGSMEDLPVEQAIITGVAHDRSEGKITVYGVPDRPGEAAQLFRVLADAEINIDMIVQNVSAEASKLADISFTLPKSDGPAALAALEKVKHTVGYTDVRFDQHIGKVSLVGAGMRSHPGVSAKFFGALADAGVNLELISTSEIRISVVCRDTEVDVAVRAVHDAFDLGSDESEAVVYGGTGR; translated from the coding sequence GTGGCCCTCGTCGTCCAGAAGTACGGCGGCTCCTCCGTCGCCTCCGCAGCGCACATGAAGCGTGTCGCCGAGCGGATCGTCGCCGCGAAGAAGAACGGCGACGACGTCGTCGTGGTCGTCTCCGCGATGGGTGACAGCACCGACGAACTGCTCGACCTGGCCGGTCAGATCACCGACGACCCACCCGGCCGCGAGCTCGACATGCTGCTGACCGCGGGCGAGCGGATCTCGATGGCGCTGCTGGCCATCGCCATCTCCACGCACGGCTACGAGGCGCGGTCGTTCACCGGCTCGCAGGCCGGCGTCATCACCACGTCCAGCCACGGCAAGGCGCGGATCATCGACGTCACCCCGGGGCGGCTGCGCTCGGCGCTCGACGAGGGGTCCATCGCGATCGTCGCCGGGTTCCAGGGCGTCAGCCAGGACACCAAGGACATCACCACGCTCGGCCGCGGCGGCTCCGACACCACCGCCGTCGCCGTGGCCGCAGCCCTGCGCGCCGACGTGTGCGAGATCTACACCGACGTGGACGGCGTCTTCACCGCCGATCCGCGGATCGTCCCCAATGCCAGGCGGCTGGACACCATCACCTACGAGGAGATGCTCGAGCTCGCGGCCTCCGGGGCCAAGGTGCTCATGCTGCGGTGCGTCGAGTACGCCCGCCGCGAGGGAATTCCCGTGCACGTCCGCAGTTCCTACTCACAGCTCTCCGGCACGATCGTGTCCGGCTCGATGGAGGACCTCCCGGTGGAACAGGCGATCATCACGGGCGTCGCGCACGACCGCTCCGAAGGCAAGATCACCGTCTACGGGGTGCCCGACCGTCCGGGCGAGGCGGCGCAGCTCTTCCGCGTCCTCGCCGACGCCGAGATCAACATCGACATGATCGTGCAGAACGTCTCGGCCGAGGCCAGCAAGCTCGCCGACATCTCCTTCACCCTGCCCAAGAGCGACGGTCCCGCGGCCCTCGCCGCGCTGGAGAAGGTCAAGCACACCGTCGGCTACACCGACGTCCGGTTCGACCAGCACATCGGCAAGGTGTCGCTGGTCGGTGCCGGCATGCGCTCGCACCCCGGGGTCTCGGCCAAGTTCTTCGGCGCCCTGGCCGACGCGGGCGTCAACCTGGAACTGATCAGCACGTCGGAGATCCGCATCTCCGTCGTCTGCCGCGACACCGAGGTCGACGTCGCGGTCCGCGCGGTGCACGACGCCTTCGACCTCGGCTCCGACGAGTCCGAGGCCGTCGTCTACGGAGGGACCGGACGATGA
- a CDS encoding S9 family peptidase, translated as MTTDAAAPALSPEVTARWQARFRAPRVSLPDWAQDAPHRNIYSSDLSGVVEQYAWDRETGQHRKVTDRPNGTLISTLSPDGETIWWFADTDGDEFGIWMTQPFGGGTDSAAVAGVEPAYPAGLEVGRTLVAIGRSTDDGSELWLASHGGTPRVVYRHSDPASVDALTQDDRLLVISHSEHGDPRYPALRVLRTDDDSVVAEKWDGDGLGLHALEFGPLPDDRRLLVSHERRGRDELLIWDVDADTETEIVLDLPGDVTAGFYPDGSALLVGHDHAARSEIYRYDLATGSLEKLETPPGVVRGATARPDGTVELAWSSAALPPVIRRADGPVVLSVADEEPPAAYPVEDRWIPGPGGDVHALVVRPEGPAPYATAFLVHGGPEAADDDSYRARRAAYVDAGYAVVHVNYRGSTGYGSAWRDALTGRPGLTELEDIAAVYDALLAEGFLDRERVLLTGGSWGGFLTLLGLGTQPERWSAGIAEVPVADYLAAYEDEMEGLRAYDRALFGGSPEEVHDVYVRSSPITYVDAVAAPVLVVAGANDPRCPIRQIDNYLGRLEELGTEHEVYRFDAGHGSLVIEETIRQVEVALDFALRHMKP; from the coding sequence GTGACCACCGACGCCGCCGCCCCCGCTCTCTCCCCCGAGGTCACCGCCCGCTGGCAGGCCCGCTTCCGCGCCCCGCGGGTGTCGTTGCCCGACTGGGCACAGGACGCCCCCCACCGGAACATCTACTCCTCCGACCTCAGCGGCGTCGTCGAGCAGTACGCCTGGGACCGGGAGACCGGGCAGCACCGCAAGGTGACCGACCGGCCCAACGGCACGCTGATCAGCACGCTCAGCCCCGACGGCGAGACGATCTGGTGGTTCGCCGACACCGACGGCGACGAGTTCGGCATCTGGATGACCCAGCCCTTCGGCGGCGGCACGGACAGCGCCGCCGTCGCGGGGGTGGAGCCGGCCTATCCGGCGGGTCTGGAGGTCGGCCGCACGCTGGTCGCGATCGGGCGGTCGACCGACGACGGCAGCGAGCTGTGGCTGGCGTCCCACGGCGGGACACCCCGGGTCGTCTACCGGCACAGCGACCCCGCGTCGGTCGACGCGCTCACCCAGGACGACCGGCTGCTGGTGATCTCGCACTCCGAGCACGGCGACCCGCGCTACCCCGCACTGCGGGTGCTGCGCACCGATGACGACTCGGTGGTCGCGGAGAAGTGGGACGGCGACGGTCTGGGCCTGCACGCGCTGGAGTTCGGGCCGCTGCCCGACGACCGGCGTCTGCTGGTGAGCCACGAGCGCCGGGGCCGCGACGAGCTGCTCATCTGGGACGTCGACGCCGACACCGAGACCGAGATCGTGCTGGACCTGCCCGGCGACGTGACCGCGGGCTTCTACCCGGACGGCTCCGCGCTGCTGGTCGGGCACGACCACGCCGCCCGCAGCGAGATCTACCGCTACGACCTGGCCACCGGGTCGCTGGAGAAGCTGGAGACCCCGCCGGGCGTCGTGCGCGGCGCCACGGCGCGGCCCGACGGCACCGTGGAGCTGGCGTGGTCGTCGGCCGCGCTGCCGCCGGTCATCCGCCGCGCCGACGGACCGGTGGTGCTGTCGGTCGCCGACGAGGAGCCGCCCGCGGCCTACCCGGTGGAGGACCGCTGGATCCCCGGGCCGGGCGGCGACGTGCACGCCCTCGTCGTCCGCCCCGAGGGGCCGGCGCCGTACGCGACGGCGTTCCTCGTCCACGGCGGACCCGAGGCCGCGGACGACGACTCCTACCGTGCCCGCCGGGCCGCCTACGTGGACGCCGGCTACGCCGTGGTGCACGTCAACTACCGCGGGTCCACCGGATACGGATCGGCCTGGCGGGACGCGCTCACCGGCCGGCCCGGGCTCACCGAGCTGGAGGACATCGCAGCGGTCTACGACGCCCTGCTGGCCGAGGGGTTCCTCGACCGCGAGCGGGTGCTGCTCACCGGCGGCTCGTGGGGCGGCTTCCTCACCCTGCTGGGGCTCGGGACCCAGCCGGAGCGGTGGTCAGCGGGCATCGCCGAGGTGCCGGTGGCGGACTACCTGGCCGCCTACGAGGACGAGATGGAGGGCCTGCGGGCCTACGACCGGGCGCTGTTCGGCGGCTCACCGGAGGAGGTGCACGACGTGTACGTGCGCTCCTCGCCGATCACCTACGTGGACGCCGTCGCCGCGCCCGTGCTGGTCGTCGCAGGCGCCAACGACCCGCGCTGTCCGATCCGGCAGATCGACAACTACCTCGGCCGCCTCGAGGAGCTCGGCACGGAGCACGAGGTCTACCGCTTCGACGCCGGGCACGGGTCGCTGGTCATCGAGGAGACCATCCGCCAGGTCGAGGTCGCCCTCGACTTCGCGCTGAGGCACATGAAGCCCTGA
- a CDS encoding metallophosphoesterase has product MRWYTALPTAVVTSGLAGTAYASLYERTRWTLRRFDVPVLAPGSEPLTVLQISDLHMTAGQRSKQRWVAGLAALEPDLVINTGDNLAGFDAVPGTLRALDPLMDRPGAFVLASNDYYAPRPKNPLKYFWPDHKRVHGNELPWRDLRDGMLARGWLDLTNAAGELTVGGRRIAFAGVDDSHLGRDRYDDVAGPADATADVRIGLAHSPEPRVLDRFAADGYDLLLCGHTHGGQLRVPFYGALVTNCGIDRDRVRWLHRWTEPAPAHPNGTWLHVSAGLGTSPYAPARFACPPEATLLTLTARDD; this is encoded by the coding sequence GTGCGCTGGTACACCGCTCTCCCCACGGCCGTCGTCACCTCAGGTCTGGCGGGAACGGCCTACGCGAGCCTCTATGAACGCACTCGATGGACGCTGCGCCGCTTCGACGTCCCGGTGCTGGCCCCGGGGTCGGAACCGCTGACCGTGCTGCAGATCTCCGACCTGCACATGACCGCCGGGCAGCGCTCGAAGCAGCGGTGGGTCGCCGGGCTCGCCGCGCTCGAGCCCGACCTGGTGATCAACACCGGCGACAACCTGGCCGGCTTCGACGCCGTCCCCGGCACGCTGCGCGCGCTGGACCCGCTGATGGACCGTCCGGGCGCGTTCGTGCTGGCCAGCAACGACTACTACGCCCCGCGGCCGAAGAACCCGTTGAAGTACTTCTGGCCCGACCACAAGCGGGTGCACGGGAACGAGCTGCCCTGGCGCGACCTGCGGGACGGCATGCTCGCCCGTGGCTGGCTCGACCTCACGAACGCGGCCGGTGAGCTGACCGTCGGCGGACGACGGATCGCCTTCGCCGGAGTGGACGACTCCCACCTCGGGCGCGACCGCTACGACGACGTCGCCGGCCCGGCCGATGCCACCGCCGACGTGCGGATCGGGCTGGCCCACTCCCCCGAGCCGCGGGTGCTCGACCGGTTCGCCGCCGACGGCTACGACCTGCTGCTCTGCGGCCACACGCACGGCGGCCAGCTGCGGGTGCCGTTCTACGGCGCGCTCGTGACCAACTGCGGCATCGACCGGGACCGGGTGCGCTGGCTGCACCGCTGGACCGAGCCCGCCCCGGCCCACCCGAACGGCACCTGGCTGCACGTCTCCGCGGGCCTGGGTACCAGTCCCTACGCCCCGGCGCGCTTCGCCTGCCCACCGGAGGCGACGCTGCTCACGCTCACCGCCCGGGACGACTGA